The Pagrus major chromosome 17, Pma_NU_1.0 genome includes a region encoding these proteins:
- the LOC141011770 gene encoding uncharacterized protein, producing MVITIKRAIGDELANLSKSNFEKFCDELLDRREEPRVLRSAVEDKGPGEITQLLVETFTEPKALHVALDLLRQIHCNEAAQRLESKTKVSVDNGDPVLPKTSSGELKKQPSQEALNFVADQYPLQATGQGGPPVKKPEEVEADAKARVRSEGGEPYNARLVLSRFIIQFGQYKGQTFKWLLENDVGYAVYVVATHREQRKHTKHQNPLMAHKDSLTRYATAYAEVLKEVRLYPIGGQPSTASSSRPGTGRKKSFSTYTRY from the exons ATGGTCATTACAATCAAACGGGCTATAGGGGACGAGCTGGCGAATCTGAGTAAGAGTAACTTTGAAAAGTTTTGTGATGAGCTGCTTGACCGCAGGGAAGAGCCGCGGGTCCTACGCAGCGCCGTGGAGGATAAAGGTCCCGGGGAGATAACACAACTCCTGGTGGAAACCTTCACCGAGCCCAAAGCTCTTCATGTGGCTCTGGATTTACTGAGGCAGATTCACTGCAACGAAGCAGCACAGAGGCTGG AATCAAAAACCAAAGTCTCTGTGGAC AATGGTGACCCTGTCCTCCCTAAGACTTCGAGCGGGGAGTTGAAGAAACAGCCCTCACAGGAGGCTCTGAACTTTGTGGCAGACCAGTATCCCTTACAGGCTACTGGACAGGGAGGTCCTCCTGTGAAGAAGCCAGAAGAGGTGGAGGCTGATGCGAAGGCCCGCGTTCGCTCTGAGGGCGGGGAGCCTTATAATGCTAGGCTCGTTCTGAGCCGGTTCATCATTCAGTTTGGCCAGTACAAAGGTCAAACCTTCAAGTGGCTGCTGGAGAACGATGTGGGCTACGCTGTTTATGTGGTGGCCACCCACCGGGAGCAGCGAAAGCACACAAAGCATCAGAACCCACTGATGGCTCACAAg GATTCTTTGACTCGATACGCCACTGCTTACGCTGAGGTTTTGAAAGAAGTCAGACTGTATCCTATCGGAGGCCAGCCCAGCACTGCCTCAAg CTCCAGGCCCGGGACCGGAAGGAAGAAATCATTCTCCACTTACACCCGTTACTGA